A stretch of the Bacillus sp. B-jedd genome encodes the following:
- a CDS encoding anthranilate synthase component II has product MILLIDNYDSFTFNLYQYLGILGQKVVIFRNDKISIKEIQKLDPTAIVLSPGPGGPGQAGICLSLVRELHGIYPILGICLGHQIIAKSFGGMVRKARSIRHGKISTISHNKSHLFEGLPEKINVMRYHSLSVGKSEFPNELMIDAESEDDGEVMAIHHHDFPVYGIQFHPESIGTEFGMQILANFLKEAKRGNRHEGILA; this is encoded by the coding sequence TTGATTTTATTAATCGATAATTATGATTCCTTTACATTTAATTTGTATCAATATCTTGGCATACTCGGGCAAAAGGTAGTTATTTTCAGGAACGACAAAATTAGTATAAAGGAAATTCAAAAGCTGGATCCAACAGCCATTGTCCTTTCTCCAGGTCCGGGCGGCCCTGGGCAGGCAGGGATATGCTTGAGTCTCGTTAGGGAGTTACACGGCATCTATCCCATCCTGGGGATTTGCCTGGGGCATCAGATTATTGCAAAGAGCTTTGGAGGGATGGTTAGGAAAGCACGGTCAATCAGGCACGGTAAAATCTCAACAATTTCTCACAACAAAAGCCACTTATTTGAAGGCCTGCCCGAAAAAATAAATGTCATGCGTTATCATTCATTATCTGTTGGAAAATCGGAATTCCCAAATGAGTTGATGATTGATGCTGAATCAGAAGACGATGGGGAAGTAATGGCTATTCACCATCATGATTTTCCGGTGTATGGGATACAGTTTCACCCAGAATCCATTGGCACAGAATTCGGAATGCAAATTCTGGCTAACTTTTTAAAAGAAGCCAAAAGGGGGAATCGGCATGAGGGAATACTTGCTTAA
- the trpC gene encoding indole-3-glycerol phosphate synthase TrpC, which yields MMDSILKRILEKKEEEVENYRNKGIPALEVFRQPKSLIKVLNNSKEIAVIAEFKRASPSKGLINGIPHPGEQAKLYEQAGATAISVLTDSTFFKGSFRDLEEVKSSVGLPVLCKDFIIDEIQIDLAYRAGADLILLIAAALEAERLRELYLYARSLGLEVLVEVHQEKELNDALMTGAQLIGVNNRNLRTFKVSMENTANLGPKVREAGAMFISESGFKGREDALLAAQAGADALLIGETLMTTDSLKKKTAEFIVSKPEVLTK from the coding sequence ATGATGGATTCTATTTTGAAAAGGATTTTAGAGAAAAAAGAGGAGGAAGTTGAAAATTATCGAAATAAAGGAATTCCTGCTCTAGAAGTTTTTCGGCAGCCGAAAAGTTTGATTAAAGTATTGAATAACTCGAAGGAAATAGCAGTCATAGCAGAATTTAAAAGGGCTTCTCCATCAAAAGGTTTAATAAACGGCATACCACACCCTGGCGAACAAGCAAAACTTTACGAGCAGGCTGGAGCCACTGCCATATCGGTTCTAACCGATTCAACGTTTTTCAAGGGTTCCTTCCGTGACTTGGAAGAGGTAAAAAGCTCTGTTGGCTTGCCAGTATTATGCAAGGATTTTATTATCGATGAAATCCAGATTGATTTGGCGTATCGAGCTGGCGCTGACTTAATTTTATTGATTGCGGCAGCGCTGGAAGCGGAGCGATTAAGGGAGCTTTATCTTTATGCCCGTTCCCTCGGCCTTGAAGTGCTTGTTGAAGTTCATCAGGAAAAAGAACTTAACGATGCACTGATGACAGGAGCACAATTGATAGGCGTTAATAACAGGAATTTACGTACCTTTAAAGTATCTATGGAAAATACGGCCAATCTTGGCCCAAAAGTCCGGGAAGCGGGGGCTATGTTCATTAGCGAAAGCGGTTTTAAGGGGCGTGAGGATGCCCTGCTTGCTGCCCAGGCGGGAGCCGATGCTTTGCTCATAGGTGAAACACTGATGACAACGGATTCCCTTAAGAAAAAAACAGCTGAATTCATTGTTTCAAAGCCAGAGGTCCTTACGAAATGA
- a CDS encoding MFS transporter: MDFSEKLCQAPAENDSKKSASIAKQKWAILSISSIPLVMTLGNSMLIPVLPAMEKELNISPLQTSMIITVYSIVAIFLIPVAGYLSDHIGRKKVIIPSLFITGIGGLISAWASWKAADAYWIILAGRALQGVGAAGAAPIVLPLVGDMFKREDDVSSTLGVIETSNTFGKVLSPVLGAFLAGILWFLPFLLIPVFCAISILMMIFLVKCPKAEEKPIPFKTFFKNVKDTFTQKGRWLYAIFFIGGILMFVLFGILFYLSEVFEKEMGFKDIKKGLLLALPLGALCLSSFITGKIIKKNKLLMKWMILAGILMAGGAIAALYFSERLWFLLTMFTICGVGIGVCLPSLDALITDGVEKKERGTITSIYSSMRFIGVAAGPPVIALLMKKSEGWIFILLSGVCLISALITLLKIRPGNKEQKSKE; this comes from the coding sequence ATGGATTTCAGCGAAAAGCTTTGCCAGGCGCCAGCAGAAAATGACTCAAAAAAATCCGCTTCGATTGCAAAGCAAAAATGGGCCATTTTATCCATATCTTCCATCCCGCTTGTGATGACTTTGGGAAACTCCATGTTGATTCCCGTTCTTCCGGCGATGGAAAAGGAACTAAATATATCCCCCCTCCAAACGAGCATGATTATTACTGTGTACTCTATAGTCGCCATTTTTCTCATCCCTGTCGCCGGTTATCTTTCGGACCATATTGGCAGAAAAAAAGTCATTATTCCCAGCCTGTTCATTACTGGCATTGGCGGCTTGATCTCCGCCTGGGCATCCTGGAAGGCAGCTGATGCCTATTGGATCATTTTGGCCGGGAGGGCTTTGCAGGGAGTCGGGGCTGCGGGGGCTGCACCAATTGTCCTCCCACTGGTAGGTGACATGTTTAAACGCGAAGATGATGTGAGCAGTACTCTTGGCGTTATCGAAACTTCTAATACTTTCGGAAAAGTGCTCAGCCCTGTCCTTGGCGCTTTTCTCGCGGGAATACTCTGGTTTCTTCCGTTTTTATTAATTCCTGTTTTTTGTGCCATTTCAATCTTGATGATGATTTTTTTAGTTAAATGCCCGAAAGCAGAAGAAAAGCCCATCCCTTTTAAAACATTTTTTAAAAATGTAAAAGATACTTTTACCCAAAAAGGCCGATGGCTTTACGCGATTTTTTTTATTGGCGGTATTTTAATGTTCGTTCTTTTTGGAATCCTCTTTTATTTATCGGAGGTTTTTGAAAAGGAAATGGGATTTAAGGACATCAAAAAAGGGCTATTACTCGCACTTCCTTTAGGGGCCCTCTGTCTCTCTTCCTTCATAACAGGGAAAATCATCAAAAAAAATAAATTGCTTATGAAATGGATGATCTTAGCCGGCATTTTAATGGCTGGGGGAGCGATTGCTGCTCTGTACTTTTCAGAAAGGCTTTGGTTTTTGCTTACGATGTTTACAATTTGCGGCGTTGGAATAGGGGTTTGCCTACCATCGCTTGATGCATTGATCACAGATGGCGTAGAAAAAAAGGAGCGCGGGACCATTACATCAATCTACAGTTCGATGCGCTTTATTGGTGTAGCGGCTGGACCTCCTGTCATTGCCCTATTGATGAAGAAATCGGAAGGATGGATTTTTATACTTCTGAGCGGCGTCTGCCTCATATCTGCTCTTATTACATTATTGAAAATAAGGCCAGGAAATAAAGAACAAAAAAGTAAAGAATAG
- a CDS encoding phosphoribosylanthranilate isomerase, with translation MKVKICGILDAETALYAIEQGADALGFVFAQSKRRICPDTAKNIIELLPKHIQKVGVFVNEPKKNIEKIAHYSGLTHLQLHGDETPVFCRSFSYPVIKAFNIGSDEDLLKIKDYECESYLLDSPRTKSRGGTGMTFDWTILSSGKIESGKIILAGGLDSENVGMAINLVNPYMVDVSSGVETDGIKDHDKIRKFIQIAKQSGGSKYANI, from the coding sequence ATGAAAGTGAAAATTTGCGGGATTTTGGATGCGGAAACAGCACTTTATGCAATTGAACAAGGAGCGGATGCGCTAGGGTTTGTTTTTGCGCAAAGCAAAAGGAGGATATGCCCCGATACGGCCAAGAACATCATCGAATTACTTCCAAAACATATTCAAAAAGTAGGGGTATTTGTCAACGAGCCAAAGAAAAATATTGAGAAAATTGCTCATTATAGCGGTCTGACCCATTTGCAGCTCCATGGTGATGAGACCCCCGTTTTTTGCAGGAGTTTTTCCTATCCAGTAATAAAGGCGTTTAATATCGGCAGTGATGAAGATTTATTGAAAATAAAAGATTATGAGTGTGAAAGTTATTTGCTCGATAGCCCGAGAACAAAATCCAGAGGCGGAACGGGCATGACTTTTGATTGGACTATACTGTCATCCGGGAAAATCGAATCCGGCAAAATCATCCTGGCGGGCGGTTTAGACAGTGAAAATGTCGGCATGGCGATTAATCTTGTAAATCCATATATGGTCGATGTGAGCAGCGGGGTTGAAACCGACGGAATCAAAGATCATGACAAAATAAGAAAATTCATTCAAATAGCGAAACAATCGGGAGGGAGTAAATATGCAAACATATAA
- the trpE gene encoding anthranilate synthase component I, which yields MAQKAREKVHISFMELPGDTLTPVSIFQKISGERKFLLESSLWQTDAGRYSYIGAEPSFELISKGTKNRLVKADGKESLIEGEPLKILGDLLPQIETNTVIPPFFGGAAGYAGYDLIRFYEEIGPEYGDELDMPDSHFMFFEEVIVYDHHEQKVYVTGIPLDGAEMVEGLAQRHEKRKKELLEPTQAVSPAPFEIGTFKESITKNDYMEKVDEIKKHIEEGDIFQAVLSQRLSAIFDGDCFSCYRKLRTLNPSPYMFYFEFGEYTVMGVSPESLVRTSGRTVFANPIAGTRPRGETVLTDNALEIELKQDEKELAEHRMLVDLGRNDLGRICEYNSIQISKYLEIEKYRYVMHLVSELKGTLGEEKFSLDALAACLPAGTVTGAPKIKAMQIINDQEKQNRGLYSGAIGYISASGDIDFALAIRTLIIKGGIAYIQAGAGIVHDSKPENEYEETMNKMKAFREGLA from the coding sequence ATGGCACAGAAAGCGAGAGAAAAAGTGCACATCAGTTTCATGGAATTGCCCGGAGATACACTAACTCCCGTTTCTATTTTCCAAAAGATTAGCGGAGAAAGAAAGTTCTTGCTTGAGAGTTCGCTATGGCAAACAGATGCAGGGCGATATTCCTATATCGGTGCCGAACCTTCATTTGAATTAATATCGAAAGGAACAAAAAACAGGCTAGTAAAAGCAGATGGGAAAGAAAGTCTTATTGAGGGGGAACCCTTAAAGATTCTCGGTGATTTATTGCCACAGATAGAAACTAATACAGTAATTCCGCCTTTTTTTGGAGGCGCGGCAGGATATGCTGGCTATGATTTAATAAGGTTTTATGAGGAAATCGGTCCAGAATATGGCGATGAACTTGATATGCCGGATAGCCATTTCATGTTTTTTGAGGAAGTGATTGTTTACGATCATCATGAGCAAAAGGTTTATGTCACTGGGATTCCTTTAGATGGAGCAGAAATGGTGGAAGGTCTTGCACAGAGGCATGAGAAAAGAAAGAAAGAATTGCTTGAGCCAACCCAGGCAGTAAGTCCGGCACCTTTTGAGATTGGCACGTTTAAGGAATCTATTACGAAAAATGATTACATGGAGAAGGTAGATGAAATTAAAAAACATATCGAAGAGGGGGATATTTTCCAGGCGGTCCTTTCCCAAAGGCTCTCAGCAATATTTGATGGAGATTGTTTTTCATGTTACCGAAAGCTTAGGACCTTAAATCCATCGCCATATATGTTTTATTTTGAATTTGGTGAGTATACGGTAATGGGCGTGTCCCCAGAGAGTCTCGTCAGAACTAGCGGGAGGACAGTTTTTGCCAATCCAATTGCCGGGACAAGGCCAAGAGGAGAGACTGTCTTAACGGATAACGCACTTGAAATAGAGTTGAAACAAGATGAAAAAGAACTTGCGGAACATCGAATGCTTGTCGATTTGGGCAGAAACGATCTTGGCCGCATTTGCGAATATAATTCCATACAGATCAGCAAATATCTAGAAATTGAAAAATACCGCTATGTAATGCATCTTGTTTCAGAACTAAAAGGGACTCTCGGTGAAGAGAAATTCTCACTTGATGCCCTGGCTGCCTGTCTTCCAGCAGGGACGGTAACAGGCGCTCCAAAAATCAAAGCCATGCAAATCATTAATGATCAGGAAAAGCAAAATCGCGGGTTATATTCAGGCGCAATAGGCTACATTTCCGCTAGCGGAGACATAGACTTCGCACTTGCGATACGGACTTTAATTATAAAGGGAGGGATCGCATACATTCAGGCTGGAGCTGGTATCGTTCATGATTCCAAGCCGGAAAATGAATACGAAGAGACAATGAATAAAATGAAGGCTTTCAGGGAGGGGCTTGCTTGA
- a CDS encoding MOSC domain-containing protein, with the protein MLRGKIIELSAGIPKSHSWRGKEYKSAIGKQPVDEAFLSKEGIMGDDVANHDFHGGPDRALCLYPFEHYAKWESEFGNKLILPAFGENITSSGLLESEVCIGDIFKIGEATVQVAQGRVPCSTISKFNSIESLLGKVYETCLTGVFFRVLEEGYINRNSEIILLQSHASSITVFTAASAVLHQNADENTVRKILEVKELSDEWRQKLESIMAKNIMKESI; encoded by the coding sequence ATGCTGCGTGGTAAAATTATTGAATTATCTGCCGGAATACCAAAAAGCCATTCCTGGAGAGGCAAGGAATATAAATCAGCCATTGGCAAGCAGCCAGTTGATGAGGCATTCCTGTCAAAGGAAGGGATCATGGGAGATGATGTTGCCAATCATGATTTTCATGGTGGCCCTGACAGGGCGCTTTGCCTTTATCCATTCGAGCATTACGCAAAGTGGGAAAGTGAATTTGGGAATAAATTAATCCTTCCCGCGTTTGGAGAGAATATTACTTCATCAGGATTACTTGAAAGTGAAGTTTGCATTGGGGACATTTTTAAAATAGGTGAAGCGACCGTCCAGGTCGCGCAGGGAAGAGTGCCTTGCTCAACTATTTCAAAATTTAATTCCATTGAATCGCTTTTAGGAAAGGTTTATGAAACATGTCTGACAGGAGTTTTCTTCCGCGTACTAGAAGAAGGGTACATAAACCGTAATTCGGAAATCATTCTTTTGCAGAGCCATGCTTCATCCATCACTGTTTTTACTGCAGCATCAGCTGTTCTCCATCAAAATGCAGATGAAAATACAGTCCGTAAAATACTTGAAGTGAAAGAGCTGTCGGATGAATGGCGCCAGAAGCTTGAAAGTATCATGGCTAAAAATATTATGAAAGAATCTATTTAA
- the trpD gene encoding anthranilate phosphoribosyltransferase: MREYLLKLADRCSLTTVEMKEAINRMLNGETEESEIAAFLMGLKMKGETPEELASMATALRENTSGFVFNATGILDNCGTGGDGASTFNVSTTSAFVIAGAGVKVAKHGNRSISSRAGSADVLESLGIHLGIPPAESEVILRELGISFLFAPHVHPKLREIMAVRKKMRIPTAFNLIGPLANPVNLDFQLVGVYKAEFLPLFAKTLAVLGRKRAIVINGKGSLDEASLEGENQLAIIEGSDISYFSITPEEVGLKRRENKEIKGGSAMENARILEGVLAGNPGPYRETVLLNAGLGIYSAMHANTIQEAIQMAARSIDSGAAYAKLESLKRISARLKKEAI; this comes from the coding sequence ATGAGGGAATACTTGCTTAAACTGGCTGACAGATGTTCATTGACAACCGTTGAGATGAAGGAAGCGATAAATAGAATGCTGAACGGAGAGACGGAAGAAAGCGAAATTGCTGCATTTTTAATGGGCTTGAAAATGAAAGGGGAAACACCTGAAGAGCTTGCGAGCATGGCGACGGCTTTAAGGGAAAATACGTCAGGCTTTGTATTTAATGCGACCGGCATACTGGATAATTGTGGAACGGGAGGTGATGGTGCTTCCACCTTCAATGTGAGCACTACGTCTGCATTTGTTATCGCGGGAGCGGGCGTTAAGGTTGCGAAACATGGGAACAGAAGCATTTCAAGCAGGGCTGGCAGTGCGGATGTGCTGGAAAGTCTCGGCATACACCTTGGCATCCCGCCTGCTGAATCAGAAGTGATACTTCGGGAACTGGGCATTTCTTTTCTATTCGCTCCTCATGTGCATCCAAAGCTAAGGGAAATCATGGCCGTTAGAAAAAAAATGAGAATACCAACTGCCTTTAATTTGATTGGGCCACTCGCGAATCCGGTTAACCTGGATTTCCAGCTGGTAGGTGTTTACAAAGCGGAATTCCTCCCCTTATTTGCGAAAACACTCGCTGTTCTTGGTAGAAAGAGAGCCATTGTCATTAATGGAAAAGGATCACTTGATGAAGCGTCATTGGAAGGCGAAAATCAATTGGCAATCATTGAAGGGAGTGATATTAGCTATTTCTCAATTACTCCTGAAGAGGTTGGCCTTAAACGCAGAGAGAATAAAGAAATTAAAGGCGGTTCAGCCATGGAAAATGCCAGGATTCTCGAGGGCGTATTGGCTGGCAATCCAGGACCTTACAGGGAGACTGTACTCCTGAATGCCGGGCTGGGAATTTATTCGGCAATGCACGCTAATACAATCCAAGAAGCAATTCAAATGGCCGCAAGGAGTATCGATTCCGGTGCGGCTTATGCAAAACTGGAAAGTCTAAAGAGAATTTCCGCGCGGCTAAAAAAGGAGGCAATATGA